A window from Catalinimonas alkaloidigena encodes these proteins:
- a CDS encoding glycoside hydrolase family 43 protein: MEKFLRHAGSGLLVLLLACGGMGACRSDIASRKSNVPTEKSVAHFDRFTYAGKDEFYAQHPLPGPDYFYNPILPGWNSDPSICTNGEDYFLVTSSFSYYPGVPIFHSRDLVNWTQIGHVLDRPEQLPLDGQRVSEGIFAPAISYNPHNQTYYMITTNIRRGNFFVKTKDPFGTWSDPIWLPDVHGIDPSFFFDDDGKAYIVNNDAPDGPALYEGHRAIRVQQFDPETDRTFGPRKMLVNGGIHPEEKPIWIEGPHLYKINGQYLLMAAEGGTGPDHSEVILSGDAPMGTFVPWNQNPILTQRHLSPDRPNPVTCAGHADLVQTPEGDWWAVFLACRPLDGNFENLGRETFLMPVRWSEDGAPYLTQGEERVPLVVRRPGVQRKEATTFGNFEATDEFDEATLGQEWFTLRGPATELYSLTENPGYLSLRCADVSASERNTPAFVARRMQHHQFECETTLFFEPADAHDAAGLLLFKDETHQYFLSVRQQNGQKQLALEKIGEAAPELLASDTLADEALLRLKVVSRGTDYDFYYALGKGGAWTLLCKDVPAHYLSTANSFGFTGTTIAMYATRK, from the coding sequence ATGGAGAAATTTTTACGCCACGCTGGTTCCGGTCTTCTCGTTTTACTCCTGGCTTGTGGGGGGATGGGGGCGTGCCGGTCGGATATTGCCAGCCGCAAAAGCAACGTTCCCACCGAAAAGTCGGTGGCGCATTTCGACCGCTTTACCTACGCCGGGAAAGACGAGTTCTATGCGCAACACCCGTTGCCCGGTCCCGACTACTTTTACAACCCCATTCTGCCGGGCTGGAACTCGGACCCCAGCATTTGCACCAACGGCGAAGACTACTTTCTGGTCACCTCCAGCTTTTCGTACTACCCCGGCGTGCCGATTTTCCACAGCCGCGACCTGGTCAACTGGACGCAGATCGGCCACGTGCTGGACCGACCCGAGCAACTGCCGCTGGATGGGCAGCGGGTCAGCGAAGGCATTTTCGCGCCGGCCATCAGCTACAATCCGCACAACCAGACCTACTACATGATTACGACCAACATCCGGCGGGGCAACTTCTTCGTGAAGACGAAAGACCCCTTTGGCACCTGGTCGGACCCGATCTGGCTACCCGACGTGCACGGCATCGACCCCTCGTTCTTTTTCGATGACGACGGCAAGGCCTACATCGTGAACAACGATGCACCCGACGGCCCCGCCCTCTATGAAGGCCACCGCGCCATCCGCGTGCAGCAATTTGATCCCGAAACCGACCGGACCTTCGGGCCGCGCAAGATGCTGGTGAACGGGGGAATCCATCCGGAAGAAAAGCCCATCTGGATTGAAGGGCCGCACCTCTATAAAATCAACGGACAGTATCTGCTGATGGCGGCCGAAGGAGGCACCGGGCCGGACCATTCGGAAGTGATCCTCTCGGGAGATGCCCCGATGGGCACCTTTGTTCCCTGGAACCAGAACCCGATCCTGACGCAGCGCCACCTGAGTCCCGACCGTCCGAATCCGGTGACGTGCGCGGGCCATGCCGACCTGGTCCAGACCCCGGAAGGCGACTGGTGGGCGGTGTTTCTGGCCTGTCGGCCCCTCGACGGCAACTTCGAAAACCTCGGGCGGGAAACGTTCCTGATGCCGGTCCGGTGGAGCGAAGATGGCGCGCCGTACCTGACGCAGGGCGAAGAACGGGTGCCGCTGGTTGTGCGTCGGCCGGGCGTGCAGCGGAAAGAGGCCACGACGTTCGGCAACTTCGAAGCGACCGACGAGTTCGATGAGGCAACGCTCGGGCAGGAGTGGTTCACCCTGCGGGGACCGGCCACCGAGCTGTATTCGCTGACGGAAAATCCCGGCTACCTCTCTCTGCGCTGCGCGGACGTGAGTGCCTCGGAACGGAACACCCCGGCGTTTGTGGCGCGGCGCATGCAGCACCATCAGTTTGAGTGCGAGACGACGCTGTTTTTCGAACCGGCCGACGCACACGACGCCGCCGGGTTGCTGCTGTTCAAAGACGAAACCCACCAGTATTTCCTGTCGGTGCGGCAACAGAACGGCCAGAAGCAACTTGCGCTGGAAAAAATCGGTGAGGCCGCCCCTGAACTGCTGGCCAGCGATACCCTCGCCGACGAAGCGCTCCTCCGCCTGAAAGTGGTGTCGCGCGGCACCGACTACGACTTCTACTACGCCCTCGGCAAGGGGGGCGCGTGGACGCTCCTGTGCAAGGACGTGCCCGCGCACTACCTGTCGACCGCCAACTCGTTCGGCTTTACCGGCACCACCATTGCCATGTACGCTACCCGCAAATGA